Proteins encoded within one genomic window of Jiangella mangrovi:
- a CDS encoding M24 family metallopeptidase, whose protein sequence is MHLPDSFYLGALDRVVERLGAGGHDGLLVTHPADVAYLVGFCYAVTERPVYLWIGADHDRFLLVPELDREYAEQQRSHAPVQTYFEYPGVTSPEEHLAALLRRRGLGSARIAYTSSVSVGTFAKLRAALPDATWATSDVVAGLRLTKAPEEIELHRQAADICDSMLAAGRAYIEEALAAGGELPREGEIARHVIGHGTDLVYQRYDRVVFTTKLAGGLVYAGPNAANPHGLPSSRRVQRGDTLILSLGAAVLSRFVESERTFVIGEPSADQRRYFEVARTAQNVGTEAMRVGRACADVNAECLGVIRDAGLGEYLRHRQGHGIGVQNHEAPWVEDGDPTPLAPGMVLSSEPGVYVPGHGGYRISDTVVVTDDGPERLTTYPRTLEENVIAA, encoded by the coding sequence GTGCACCTGCCCGACTCCTTCTACCTCGGCGCCCTGGACCGTGTGGTCGAGCGGCTCGGCGCCGGCGGCCACGACGGCCTCCTCGTCACCCATCCCGCCGACGTCGCCTACCTCGTGGGGTTCTGCTACGCCGTCACCGAGCGACCGGTGTACCTCTGGATCGGCGCCGACCACGACCGGTTCCTCCTGGTGCCGGAGCTGGACCGCGAGTACGCCGAGCAGCAGCGCAGCCACGCCCCGGTGCAGACCTACTTCGAGTACCCCGGCGTCACCAGCCCCGAGGAGCACCTCGCCGCGCTGCTGCGCCGCCGCGGCCTGGGGTCCGCCCGCATCGCGTACACGTCGTCGGTCTCGGTCGGCACGTTCGCGAAGCTGCGCGCCGCGCTGCCGGACGCGACCTGGGCGACCTCCGACGTGGTCGCCGGGCTGCGGCTGACCAAGGCGCCGGAGGAGATCGAGCTGCACCGGCAGGCCGCGGACATCTGCGACTCCATGCTCGCGGCCGGACGCGCCTACATCGAGGAGGCGCTGGCAGCCGGCGGCGAGCTGCCGCGCGAGGGCGAGATCGCCCGGCACGTCATCGGCCACGGCACCGACCTCGTCTACCAGCGCTACGACCGCGTGGTGTTCACGACGAAGCTGGCCGGCGGTCTGGTCTATGCCGGCCCGAACGCCGCCAACCCGCACGGCCTGCCCAGCAGCCGCCGTGTCCAGCGCGGCGACACGCTGATCCTGTCGCTCGGCGCCGCGGTCCTGAGCCGGTTCGTCGAGAGCGAGCGGACCTTCGTCATCGGCGAGCCGAGCGCGGACCAGCGGCGCTACTTCGAGGTCGCCCGGACCGCCCAGAACGTCGGCACCGAGGCGATGCGCGTGGGCCGCGCGTGCGCCGACGTCAACGCCGAGTGCCTCGGGGTCATCCGCGACGCCGGGCTCGGCGAGTACCTGCGCCACCGGCAGGGCCACGGCATCGGCGTGCAGAACCACGAGGCGCCGTGGGTCGAGGACGGCGACCCGACGCCGCTGGCGCCCGGCATGGTGCTGTCCAGCGAGCCGGGCGTCTACGTCCCCGGCCACGGCGGATACCGGATCTCCGACACCGTGGTGGTGACCGACGACGGCCCCGAGCGGCTCACCACCTATCCGCGCACCCTCGAGGAGAACGTGATCGCGGCATGA